A single region of the Streptomyces sp. NBC_00236 genome encodes:
- a CDS encoding TetR family transcriptional regulator — translation METTRQAERQRSAAERRRRELLEAADRVVLRDGPGASMNAIAAEAGITKPILYRHFGDKGGLYRALAKRHTDALLSALRAALDAPADRRARVEATLDTYLAAIEARPQVYRFLMHPSDDAAPPSEQGFDVGRHSAPLLRRLGEELATVIAERVDLGPDSQEMARIWGHGIVGMMHAAGDWWLGERPCSREQLVRSLADLLWGRLAAAGDRPGGPGF, via the coding sequence ATGGAGACCACACGACAGGCCGAACGCCAGCGGTCCGCGGCCGAACGCCGCCGCCGCGAGCTGCTCGAGGCCGCCGACCGCGTGGTGCTCAGGGACGGTCCCGGGGCCTCGATGAACGCCATCGCGGCAGAGGCGGGCATCACCAAGCCCATCCTCTACCGGCACTTCGGCGACAAGGGCGGCCTCTACCGCGCTCTCGCCAAGCGGCACACCGACGCGCTGCTGAGTGCCCTGCGGGCCGCGCTCGACGCCCCCGCCGACCGCCGCGCCCGCGTCGAGGCGACGCTCGACACCTACCTCGCGGCGATCGAGGCCCGCCCGCAGGTATACCGCTTCCTGATGCACCCGTCCGACGACGCGGCACCCCCCTCCGAGCAGGGCTTCGACGTGGGGCGGCACTCCGCCCCGCTGCTGCGCCGGCTCGGCGAGGAGCTCGCCACGGTCATCGCGGAGCGGGTGGACCTCGGCCCCGACAGCCAGGAGATGGCCCGGATCTGGGGCCACGGCATCGTCGGCATGATGCACGCGGCGGGCGACTGGTGGCTGGGGGAACGCCCCTGCTCGCGCGAGCAGTTGGTGCGGAGTCTGGCCGATCTGCTCTGGGGCAGGCTGGCCGCGGCGGGCGACCGCCCCGGCGGACCCGGGTTCTGA
- the def gene encoding peptide deformylase, whose product MRNRPIPGSSGLVRTMSLLGDPVLHAPCEPVTDFGPSLTRLIEDMFATMYEAQGVGLAANQVGVPLRVFVFDCPDDEDVRHLGHVVNPTLVEADGITVRGPEGCLSLPGIEAGTPRFDQAVVEGLTADGEPVRISGTGFFARCLQHECDHLEGAVYTDRLTGLRRARALRAARRAPWGRAG is encoded by the coding sequence ATGCGAAACCGCCCCATCCCCGGCAGTTCCGGCCTCGTCCGGACCATGAGCCTGCTCGGCGACCCGGTGCTCCATGCCCCTTGCGAGCCGGTCACGGACTTCGGTCCGTCGCTCACCCGGCTGATCGAGGACATGTTCGCCACGATGTACGAGGCGCAGGGCGTCGGCCTCGCCGCCAACCAGGTCGGTGTGCCGCTCCGGGTGTTCGTCTTCGACTGCCCCGACGACGAGGACGTCCGTCATCTCGGACACGTGGTCAACCCCACGCTCGTCGAGGCCGACGGCATCACCGTGCGCGGCCCCGAGGGCTGCCTGTCGCTCCCGGGCATCGAGGCCGGTACCCCACGCTTCGACCAGGCCGTGGTCGAGGGGCTGACGGCCGACGGGGAGCCGGTGCGGATCAGCGGGACGGGCTTCTTCGCCCGTTGCCTCCAGCACGAGTGCGACCATCTCGAAGGGGCCGTCTACACGGACCGGCTGACCGGGCTGCGCAGGGCACGCGCGCTGCGCGCGGCCCGCCGGGCGCCCTGGGGGCGCGCCGGCTGA
- a CDS encoding Mur ligase family protein, translated as MAGNTEPLSPRAKLAVTAGKAAAAVSRAAGRGSGSVIGGRVALKLDPDLLGRLAQHLDVILVSATNGKTTTTRLIAEALRAAGPVVSNALGANMPAGITSALAGGSDAQYGVIEVDEKYLAGVARDTTPKVIALLNLSRDQLDRAAETRMLAEKWREGLSGSKAVIVANADDPLIVWAASSSPNVVWVAAGQAWKDDAWSCPSCGGVMQRPGDDWFCGECGFRRPPPSWVLHGDYVLDPHGSAWPIHLQLPGRANKANATSSAAVAAVFGVPPQVALERMYQVQAVAGRYDVVTFLGRELRLLLAKNPAGWLETFSLIDPPPTPVILSVNARGADGTDTSWLWDVDYTQLAGHPIFVLGDRKLDLAVRLEVAGLDFRVCENLDEAVQQAPPGRIEVIANYTAFQDLRRRVGN; from the coding sequence ATGGCAGGCAACACGGAGCCGTTGTCGCCGCGGGCCAAGCTGGCCGTGACGGCGGGCAAGGCCGCTGCGGCGGTGTCGCGAGCGGCCGGGCGAGGCAGCGGATCGGTGATCGGCGGCCGGGTGGCGCTCAAGCTCGACCCCGACCTGCTGGGGCGGCTGGCGCAGCACCTGGACGTGATCCTCGTGTCGGCGACGAACGGCAAGACGACCACGACCCGGCTGATCGCCGAGGCGCTGCGGGCCGCGGGCCCGGTCGTGTCGAACGCGCTGGGCGCCAACATGCCCGCGGGCATCACCTCGGCCCTGGCCGGTGGCTCGGACGCGCAGTACGGCGTGATCGAGGTCGACGAGAAGTACCTCGCCGGCGTCGCGCGCGACACGACGCCCAAGGTGATCGCGCTGCTCAACCTCTCGCGCGACCAGCTGGACCGGGCCGCTGAGACCCGGATGCTGGCCGAGAAGTGGCGGGAGGGGCTGTCCGGCTCGAAGGCCGTGATCGTGGCCAACGCCGACGACCCGCTGATCGTCTGGGCTGCCTCCTCCTCTCCCAACGTGGTGTGGGTCGCGGCCGGCCAGGCGTGGAAGGACGACGCCTGGTCCTGCCCGTCCTGCGGCGGTGTGATGCAGCGCCCCGGCGACGACTGGTTCTGCGGCGAGTGCGGCTTCCGCCGCCCGCCGCCCAGCTGGGTCCTGCACGGTGACTACGTGCTCGACCCGCACGGTTCGGCGTGGCCGATCCATCTCCAGCTGCCGGGCCGCGCCAACAAGGCCAACGCCACCAGCTCGGCTGCCGTGGCCGCCGTGTTCGGGGTGCCGCCGCAGGTCGCCCTGGAGCGGATGTACCAGGTGCAGGCCGTCGCGGGCCGCTACGACGTGGTCACCTTCCTCGGCCGCGAACTCCGCCTCCTGCTGGCGAAGAACCCCGCGGGCTGGCTGGAGACGTTCTCCCTGATCGACCCGCCGCCCACCCCGGTGATCCTTTCCGTGAACGCCCGCGGCGCGGACGGTACGGACACCTCGTGGCTGTGGGACGTGGACTACACCCAGCTCGCGGGCCACCCGATCTTCGTGCTCGGTGACCGGAAGCTGGACCTCGCGGTCCGACTCGAAGTGGCCGGTCTCGACTTCCGGGTCTGCGAGAACCTCGACGAGGCCGTCCAGCAGGCTCCGCCCGGACGCATCGAGGTCATCGCCAACTACACCGCCTTCCAGGATCTGCGCCGTCGTGTCGGCAACTGA
- a CDS encoding type 1 glutamine amidotransferase, with protein sequence MSNNSLRLVWVYPDLLSTYGDQGNALVVERRARQRGLDVSRVDVRSDQPVPTSGDIYLIGGGEDRPQRLAAERLRRDGGLSRAASNGAIIFSVCAGYQILGHEFVNDLGEREQGLGLLDVVSTRGEGARCVGDVLGDIDPRLGLPPLTGFENHQGVTHLGPTARPFAQVRFGRGNGTGDGTEGAYNDTVFGTYMHGPVMARNPLIADLLLKLALDVNALPPCDDRWYEALRAERIAAATQPA encoded by the coding sequence ATGAGCAACAACAGCCTGCGGCTGGTGTGGGTCTACCCGGACCTGCTGAGCACCTACGGCGACCAGGGCAACGCCCTCGTCGTGGAGCGCCGGGCCCGTCAGCGCGGCCTCGACGTGTCGCGCGTCGACGTGCGCAGCGACCAGCCGGTCCCCACGTCCGGGGACATCTATCTGATCGGCGGCGGTGAGGACCGCCCGCAGCGGCTCGCGGCGGAGCGGCTGCGCCGCGACGGCGGCCTCAGCCGGGCCGCGTCCAACGGCGCGATCATCTTCTCGGTCTGCGCGGGCTACCAGATCCTCGGCCACGAGTTCGTCAACGACCTCGGTGAGCGCGAGCAGGGCCTCGGGCTGCTCGACGTGGTCTCCACCCGTGGCGAGGGGGCCCGGTGCGTCGGCGACGTGCTCGGGGACATCGACCCGCGCCTCGGGCTGCCACCGCTGACCGGCTTCGAGAACCACCAGGGCGTCACCCATCTCGGGCCGACGGCACGCCCGTTCGCCCAGGTGCGGTTCGGCCGGGGCAACGGCACGGGTGACGGGACCGAGGGCGCGTACAACGACACCGTCTTCGGCACGTACATGCACGGCCCCGTCATGGCCCGCAACCCGCTGATCGCCGATCTCCTGCTGAAGCTGGCCCTCGACGTGAACGCGCTCCCGCCCTGCGACGACCGCTGGTACGAGGCGCTGCGCGCCGAGCGGATCGCCGCCGCGACACAGCCCGCCTGA
- a CDS encoding 6-phosphofructokinase — MRIGVLTSGGDCPGLNAVIRSVVHRAVVDHGDEVIGFHDGWRGLLECDYRKLDLDAVGGILARGGTILGSSRVQPAHLRGGVETARGHVADLGLDAIIPIGGEGTLKAANLLSEAGLPIVGVPKTIDNDIASTDVTFGFDTAVGVATEALDRLKTTAESHQRVMIVEVMGRHTGWIALHSGMAAGAHAIVVPERPFDIDELTELVGRRFSAGKKFAIVVVAEGAKPREGSMEFESGVKDVYGHERFAGVATQLSIELEQRLGKEARPVILGHVQRGGTPTAYDRVLATRFGWHAVEAAHRGEFGMMTALRGTDITMVPLADAVETLKTVPAERYAEAECVL, encoded by the coding sequence ATGCGAATTGGTGTGCTCACCTCCGGCGGCGACTGCCCCGGCCTCAATGCCGTCATCCGTTCCGTCGTCCACCGCGCTGTGGTCGACCACGGCGACGAGGTCATCGGCTTCCACGACGGGTGGCGGGGCCTCCTCGAGTGCGACTACCGCAAGCTCGACCTCGACGCGGTCGGCGGCATCCTCGCCCGCGGCGGTACGATCCTCGGCTCCTCCCGGGTCCAGCCCGCGCATCTGCGCGGCGGTGTGGAGACGGCCAGGGGCCATGTCGCGGACCTCGGCCTCGACGCGATCATCCCGATCGGCGGCGAGGGCACGCTGAAGGCGGCCAACCTGCTGTCCGAGGCGGGGCTGCCGATCGTCGGCGTACCGAAGACGATCGACAACGACATCGCGTCCACCGACGTGACCTTCGGTTTCGACACCGCCGTCGGCGTGGCGACCGAGGCTCTGGACCGGCTGAAGACCACCGCCGAGTCCCACCAGCGCGTCATGATCGTCGAGGTCATGGGACGCCACACCGGCTGGATCGCCCTGCACTCCGGAATGGCGGCCGGCGCGCACGCCATCGTCGTTCCCGAGCGGCCCTTCGACATCGACGAACTCACCGAGCTGGTCGGCCGGCGCTTCTCGGCCGGCAAGAAGTTCGCGATCGTCGTGGTCGCCGAGGGCGCGAAGCCGCGCGAGGGCTCCATGGAGTTCGAGTCGGGCGTCAAGGACGTCTACGGGCACGAGCGCTTCGCCGGTGTGGCGACGCAGCTCTCCATCGAGCTGGAGCAGCGCCTGGGCAAGGAGGCGCGCCCGGTGATCCTCGGCCACGTACAGCGCGGCGGTACGCCGACCGCGTACGACCGTGTCCTCGCGACCCGCTTCGGCTGGCACGCGGTGGAGGCGGCGCACCGCGGCGAGTTCGGCATGATGACGGCCCTGCGCGGCACGGACATCACGATGGTGCCCCTCGCGGACGCCGTGGAGACCCTGAAGACGGTCCCCGCCGAGCGCTACGCCGAGGCCGAGTGCGTGCTCTGA
- a CDS encoding cytochrome c oxidase assembly protein, giving the protein MDHSGHGMNMDLPPFTLGRGLQFSADPFFLIGCVLAVVLYAYAVLRLRRRGDGWPVSRTVFFVVGVLTIALVMCTRLNDYGMVMFSVHMVQHMVISMLSPILLLLGAPVTLALRALPVAGRDRKGPRELLLMLLHSRYMKIITHPAFTIPLFIASLYALYFTPLFDFLMGSTAGHLAMMVHFLAVGLVFFWPIMGIDPGPHRPGYLMRMLELFAGMPFHAFFGIALMMASEPMVKVYENPPASLGIDALSDQNAAGGIAWAFSEIPSVLVLVALVFQWYRSEQRTAKRSDRAADRDGDQELQAYNAYLASLQARGQ; this is encoded by the coding sequence ATGGATCACAGCGGGCACGGCATGAACATGGATCTGCCGCCGTTCACGCTGGGACGCGGGCTCCAGTTCTCCGCGGACCCGTTCTTCCTGATCGGCTGCGTCCTCGCAGTGGTCCTGTACGCGTACGCGGTGCTGCGGCTGCGCAGACGCGGGGACGGCTGGCCGGTCAGCCGGACCGTCTTCTTCGTCGTCGGGGTGCTGACCATCGCCCTGGTGATGTGTACCCGGCTCAACGACTACGGCATGGTCATGTTCAGCGTGCACATGGTGCAGCACATGGTGATCAGCATGCTGTCGCCGATCCTGCTGCTGCTCGGTGCGCCCGTGACCCTCGCTCTGCGTGCCCTGCCGGTGGCGGGGCGGGACAGGAAGGGGCCCCGTGAGCTCCTCCTGATGCTGCTGCACAGCCGCTACATGAAGATCATCACGCATCCCGCGTTCACCATCCCGCTCTTCATCGCCAGCCTGTACGCCCTGTACTTCACCCCGCTCTTCGACTTCCTGATGGGTTCGACGGCCGGGCACCTCGCGATGATGGTGCACTTCCTGGCGGTCGGCCTGGTCTTCTTCTGGCCGATCATGGGCATCGACCCGGGGCCGCACCGCCCGGGCTATCTGATGAGGATGCTGGAGCTGTTCGCCGGGATGCCGTTCCACGCCTTCTTCGGCATCGCGCTGATGATGGCGAGCGAGCCGATGGTGAAGGTCTACGAGAACCCGCCGGCCTCGCTCGGCATCGACGCCCTGTCCGACCAGAACGCGGCCGGCGGCATCGCGTGGGCGTTCAGCGAGATCCCCTCGGTGCTGGTCCTGGTGGCCCTGGTGTTCCAGTGGTACCGCTCGGAACAGCGGACGGCGAAGCGCTCGGACCGTGCCGCGGACCGGGACGGCGACCAGGAGCTGCAGGCGTACAACGCCTATCTCGCGTCCTTGCAGGCGCGCGGACAGTAG
- a CDS encoding endo-1,4-beta-xylanase translates to MSLVKRCRHSRTGGLPTLLVGALALASTLMGAPATAAEQGTLHELATAQGKYFGSATDNPELPDAAYAAVLGSEFGQITPGNSMKWDTTEPAQGQFNFAQGDVITDFAQQHGQTVRGHTLVWHNQLPGWVDALPSAQVEAAMTNHVTEEATHYRGAVSAWDVVNEPFNEDGTFRTSPFYTAMGSDYIATALRAAHAADPDAKLYINDYNIEGLGAKSDAMYALVSELLDEGVPLDGVGMQAHLAVQYGFPYQMQANMQRFADLGLDVAVTELDVRMQLPADSAKTATQSSYYRQVTEACLAVERCVGITVWDYTDKYSWVPSTFPGEGAANLYDENLLPKPAHSAVRTALGGDDDGGEGGEPGTLKAQYRSSDSSSGDNQIKPGLQLVNTGDTASGLSDVTVRYWFTSDNGASTYGTWCDWTPIGCSTVTHRVAAVSTPRTGADHYLEVGFTGGSLAPGATTGEIQLRLSKTDWSNFDESDDYSHGSGSSYADADRITVYVGGELVWGIEP, encoded by the coding sequence ATGAGCTTGGTGAAGCGCTGTAGACACAGCCGCACGGGAGGGCTCCCGACCCTCCTGGTCGGAGCCCTGGCCCTCGCCTCCACCCTGATGGGCGCACCGGCGACCGCGGCCGAGCAGGGCACCTTGCACGAACTCGCCACCGCCCAGGGCAAGTACTTCGGTTCCGCCACCGACAACCCCGAGCTGCCCGATGCCGCCTACGCGGCCGTCCTGGGCTCCGAGTTCGGCCAGATCACCCCCGGCAACTCCATGAAGTGGGACACCACCGAGCCGGCGCAGGGCCAGTTCAACTTCGCCCAGGGCGATGTGATCACCGACTTCGCCCAGCAACACGGCCAGACGGTGCGCGGCCACACGCTCGTCTGGCACAACCAGCTGCCCGGCTGGGTCGACGCGCTGCCATCGGCGCAGGTCGAGGCCGCCATGACGAACCACGTCACCGAGGAGGCGACGCACTACCGCGGCGCGGTCTCCGCGTGGGACGTGGTGAACGAGCCGTTCAACGAGGACGGGACCTTCCGCACGAGCCCCTTCTACACCGCCATGGGCAGCGACTACATCGCCACCGCCCTGCGCGCCGCCCACGCCGCGGACCCGGACGCCAAGCTGTACATCAACGACTACAACATCGAGGGCCTCGGCGCGAAGAGCGACGCCATGTACGCCCTGGTGAGCGAGCTGCTGGACGAGGGTGTGCCGCTCGACGGGGTCGGCATGCAGGCGCATCTGGCCGTGCAGTACGGCTTCCCCTACCAGATGCAGGCGAACATGCAGCGGTTCGCCGACCTCGGGCTCGACGTGGCCGTCACCGAACTCGACGTGCGTATGCAACTGCCCGCCGACAGCGCCAAGACGGCCACACAGTCCTCGTACTACCGACAGGTGACCGAGGCCTGCCTGGCGGTCGAGCGCTGCGTCGGCATCACCGTCTGGGACTACACGGACAAGTACTCCTGGGTCCCCAGCACGTTCCCGGGTGAGGGCGCGGCCAACCTGTACGACGAGAACCTGCTGCCGAAGCCCGCCCACTCCGCCGTGCGCACCGCGCTGGGCGGAGACGACGACGGCGGCGAGGGCGGCGAACCGGGCACGCTCAAGGCCCAGTACCGCAGCAGCGACTCCTCCTCGGGCGACAACCAGATCAAGCCGGGCCTCCAACTCGTGAACACCGGCGACACGGCGTCCGGACTCTCGGACGTGACGGTCCGTTACTGGTTCACTTCCGACAACGGGGCATCCACGTACGGCACTTGGTGCGACTGGACCCCGATCGGCTGCTCCACCGTGACCCATCGCGTCGCCGCCGTGAGCACCCCGAGGACAGGCGCCGACCACTACCTCGAAGTGGGCTTCACCGGCGGCAGCCTGGCGCCCGGCGCCACCACCGGAGAGATCCAGCTGCGCCTCAGCAAGACGGACTGGTCGAACTTCGACGAGTCGGACGACTACAGCCACGGATCCGGCAGCTCGTACGCGGACGCCGACAGGATCACCGTGTACGTCGGCGGCGAACTGGTCTGGGGCATCGAGCCCTGA
- a CDS encoding glycoside hydrolase family 48 protein, with protein MLAAGLVQGTAVAKPASAAGTGARAAAAADDPYTQAFLTQYGKIKASANGYFSPDGLPYHSVETLMVEAPDHGHQTTSEAVSFWMWLEAAYGRVTGDWAPFNAAWAVAEKTIIPQHADQSTADSYNPSSPATYAPEHPLPSGYPAALDGTVKSGTDPLATELASSYGTMDVYGMHWLMDLDNVYGYGNKPGTGGESGPGAGASYINTYQRGAQESVWETVPQPTTDLFKYGGPNGYLDLFVDDASYAKQWKYTNAPDADARAVQAAYWAFRWASAQGKAGEVSASVAKAAKMGDYLRYAMFDKYFKRIGDCTDPNSCPAATGRDSQHYLLSWYYAWGGAAAGSGGGWAWRIGDGASHQGYQNPLAAWALSNVPALTPKSATARSDWSKSLTRQLEFLTWLQSSEGAFAGGCTNSWEGNYGKPPAGTPTFYGMAYDWQPVYHDPASNNWFGFQAWGMERLAAYYHETGNAAAEAVLSKWVAWASSETTVGADGSFRFPSTLKWTGQPDTWNAASPGSNAGLHVSVVDYANDVGVGAAYVKTLTYYAAKSGDEDAGALAKALLDAMALNATDKGISVPETRKDYNRFNEEVYIPAGWSGTMPNGDTVEPGVTFIDIRSWYKDDPDWPKVQAYLDGGAAPTFTYHRFWAQAALALAFAIYAELLVEGGGEPGGDTEPPTAPAGLAVTATTSNSVSLSWSASTDNVAVTGYDVYRNGVLAGNATTRTFTDTDLAAATEYTYAVAARDAGGNTSALSAAVTATTKTGGSTGTGAVKVQYKNSDSSTTDNQIRLGLQVVNTGSAPIDLSTVKVRYWFTSDGGPSTFGTYCDYAALGSSNITHKVVAVSSPKTGADRYLEVGFTGGAGTLAAGASTGELQLRLNKSDWSNFNESNDYSRATNTAYADSSKVGAYVAGALAWGVEP; from the coding sequence CTGCTCGCCGCGGGTCTGGTACAGGGCACCGCCGTCGCCAAGCCCGCGTCCGCGGCCGGCACCGGCGCCCGTGCGGCCGCCGCCGCCGACGACCCGTACACCCAGGCCTTCCTCACCCAGTACGGCAAGATCAAGGCGTCCGCCAACGGCTACTTCAGCCCGGACGGCCTGCCGTACCACTCGGTCGAGACCCTGATGGTGGAGGCGCCCGACCACGGCCACCAGACCACGTCGGAGGCCGTCAGTTTCTGGATGTGGCTGGAGGCCGCGTACGGACGGGTGACCGGTGACTGGGCGCCGTTCAACGCGGCCTGGGCGGTGGCCGAGAAGACCATCATCCCCCAGCACGCGGACCAGTCCACCGCCGACTCCTACAACCCGTCGTCCCCCGCGACCTACGCCCCGGAGCACCCGCTGCCCAGCGGCTACCCGGCCGCCCTGGACGGCACGGTCAAGTCCGGAACGGACCCGCTCGCCACCGAACTCGCCTCCTCCTACGGGACGATGGACGTGTACGGCATGCACTGGCTGATGGACCTGGACAACGTCTACGGCTACGGCAACAAGCCGGGCACCGGCGGCGAGTCCGGGCCGGGCGCCGGAGCCTCGTACATCAACACCTACCAGCGCGGGGCGCAGGAATCGGTGTGGGAGACGGTCCCTCAGCCCACCACCGACCTCTTCAAGTACGGCGGCCCCAACGGATACCTCGACCTGTTCGTCGACGACGCGAGCTACGCCAAGCAGTGGAAGTACACCAACGCGCCGGACGCCGACGCCCGCGCGGTCCAGGCTGCCTACTGGGCGTTCCGCTGGGCCTCGGCCCAGGGCAAGGCGGGCGAGGTCTCGGCCTCGGTCGCCAAGGCCGCCAAGATGGGCGACTACCTCCGCTACGCGATGTTCGACAAGTACTTCAAGCGGATCGGCGACTGCACCGACCCCAACTCCTGCCCGGCGGCGACGGGGCGGGACTCCCAGCACTACCTGCTGTCCTGGTACTACGCGTGGGGCGGTGCGGCAGCCGGCAGTGGCGGCGGCTGGGCGTGGCGCATCGGTGACGGTGCCTCCCACCAGGGCTACCAGAACCCGCTGGCGGCCTGGGCGCTGTCCAACGTGCCGGCGCTGACCCCCAAGTCGGCGACGGCCAGGTCCGACTGGTCCAAGAGCCTCACCCGGCAGCTGGAGTTCCTGACCTGGCTGCAGTCCAGCGAGGGCGCCTTCGCGGGCGGCTGCACCAACAGCTGGGAAGGGAACTACGGCAAGCCGCCGGCCGGCACGCCCACCTTCTACGGCATGGCCTACGACTGGCAGCCGGTCTACCACGACCCGGCGAGCAACAACTGGTTCGGCTTCCAGGCCTGGGGCATGGAGCGCCTCGCCGCGTACTACCACGAGACGGGCAACGCGGCCGCCGAGGCGGTGCTGTCCAAGTGGGTCGCCTGGGCCTCTTCCGAGACGACGGTCGGTGCCGACGGCAGCTTCCGCTTCCCCTCCACGCTCAAGTGGACGGGTCAGCCCGACACCTGGAACGCGGCGTCCCCCGGCAGCAACGCGGGTCTGCACGTCTCGGTCGTGGACTACGCCAACGACGTCGGTGTGGGTGCCGCGTACGTCAAGACGCTCACGTACTACGCCGCCAAGTCGGGTGACGAGGACGCCGGGGCACTGGCGAAGGCGCTGCTGGACGCCATGGCGCTGAACGCCACGGACAAGGGCATCTCGGTGCCGGAGACCAGGAAGGACTACAACCGCTTCAACGAGGAGGTCTACATCCCCGCCGGGTGGTCGGGCACGATGCCGAACGGCGACACCGTCGAGCCGGGCGTGACCTTCATCGACATCCGCAGCTGGTACAAGGACGACCCGGACTGGCCGAAGGTGCAGGCCTACCTGGACGGCGGCGCGGCCCCCACCTTCACCTACCACCGGTTCTGGGCACAGGCGGCGCTCGCGCTGGCCTTCGCGATCTACGCGGAGCTGCTGGTGGAGGGCGGCGGCGAGCCGGGCGGCGACACCGAGCCGCCGACGGCTCCGGCCGGCCTGGCCGTGACGGCGACGACGAGCAACAGCGTGTCGCTGTCCTGGTCCGCCTCCACCGACAACGTCGCCGTGACCGGCTACGACGTCTACCGCAACGGGGTCCTGGCGGGCAACGCCACCACCCGGACGTTCACCGACACGGACCTCGCCGCGGCGACCGAGTACACCTACGCGGTCGCGGCACGGGACGCGGGCGGCAACACCTCGGCGCTGTCGGCCGCGGTGACCGCCACCACGAAGACGGGCGGCTCGACCGGCACCGGCGCGGTGAAGGTCCAGTACAAGAACAGCGACTCGTCCACCACCGACAACCAGATCAGGCTGGGCCTGCAGGTGGTGAACACGGGCAGCGCCCCGATCGACCTGTCGACGGTGAAGGTGCGCTACTGGTTCACCTCCGACGGCGGCCCGAGCACCTTCGGCACCTACTGCGACTACGCCGCTCTCGGCTCGTCCAACATCACGCACAAGGTGGTCGCCGTCTCCAGCCCCAAGACGGGTGCCGACCGGTACCTGGAGGTCGGCTTCACCGGCGGCGCCGGCACGCTGGCCGCGGGTGCGTCGACGGGCGAGCTCCAGCTGCGGCTCAACAAGAGCGACTGGTCCAACTTCAACGAGAGCAACGACTACAGCCGGGCCACCAACACCGCGTACGCCGACTCCTCCAAGGTCGGCGCCTATGTCGCCGGCGCCCTTGCCTGGGGCGTCGAGCCGTGA